In Xyrauchen texanus isolate HMW12.3.18 chromosome 32, RBS_HiC_50CHRs, whole genome shotgun sequence, the following proteins share a genomic window:
- the LOC127625986 gene encoding zinc finger BED domain-containing protein 4-like — MQSLMGRPSLKMIQEVETRWNSTFDMLQRLYEQREPVAAALANLNSDTAPLTSLEYDIIQQSLTLLQPFKLATTEMSEEQRVSASKLIPLYRMLQHKLAQKKGNATQESTVQLGSHLQEGLHSRCGGYETFRALALATLLDPRFKNVAFGNPAKALDAEKHITLECASLMRSNTTPEPQMSTSGPSSTPVETQDSLWEHFDNRIRETQMIHNPTADATVEVKKYLSDAFLPRTHDPLTYWKERAVIFPHLYMH, encoded by the exons atgcagagcttgatgggcagaccaagtctgaaaatgatacaggaggttgaaacgagatggaacagcacattcgacatgctacaacgcttgtatgagcaacgtgagccagtggctgctgcacttgccaatttaaacagtgatactgctcccctgacaagtcttgagtatgacattattcaacagtcattgacacttcttcaaccattcaaactagcaacaacagagatgtcagaggaacagagagtgtctgcttcaaagctcataccattgtacaggatgttgcagcacaagcttgcacagaaaaaaggaaatgcaacgcaggaatcaactgtacaattag gctcacatctacaagaaggtctgcactccagatgtggagggtacgagacttttagagccttggcactggctacactgctggacccaaggtttaaaaatgtggcttttggaaatcctgccaaagccctggatgctgaaaagcacatcacactggagtgtgcttcactgatgcgttcaaacacaactcctg aaccacaaatgtcaacatcaggcccatcatcaacaccagttgaaacacaagacagtttatgggaacattttgacaatcgtatccgtgagacccagatgatacacaatcctacagctgatgccacagtggaagtgaaaaaatacctcagcgatgcgtttttgcccagaactcatgatcctctaacttactggaaagagagagcagtaatctttcctcatttgtat ATGCACTGA
- the LOC127626115 gene encoding GTPase IMAP family member 8-like — protein sequence MDQELRVVVLGHQSSQKTSVINCILGEVESKKSFVKSVRRDGDVNGRKIALINTPYWWNIFGIQDSREVVKQELVCSVFLCPPGPHAFLLVVDLSLPFTQEHRISIEEHLGLFGDRIWSHVIVLFTRTVSLKDESIEQHIQNQGEDLQQIIQRCGHRYHIFDIDNKGNGVEELLVKIDGVVTVNNGKHFESDDEKLLEVKKKREEIQERAKARQTMVQEKTEQLTEKGDVFPLRSLRVVLVGWIIAGKSLAGNTILNDDVFKAGKIKSYVEGSGDVNGRKITVMDTPSWWKYVSTQFNPEFIQTSLLESVSESGKFPHAVILVIPGDTSFKKEQKRIIEENLSVLGEEVWRHTIVLFTWGDRFPDISIEEHIESEGDALQWLIEKCGNRYHVFDNTNRKNRDQVTQLLQKIDQMVAENCVFSLDTRCAAEMNLHETDTQQDLDSEEEINLDTQYVMKLINEDLKNRLKGIKNKSKEILMDFTEDNDLASQRSMSDPLDFKEDESNNPSETQIIKHQQEIIQEKLQDQIKREGNRWEAILMEGLFNILQISKESCDENGIQRSDEVWKWLQRCEESAYGSISNLSDPTEDSQNRETSEDTETFSQA from the exons ATGGATCAAG AGCTAAGAGTGGTTGTTCTGGGTCACCAGTCCTCTCAAAAAACATCAGTGATCAACTGTATTTTAGGTGAAGTTGAGTCTAAGAAAAGTTTTGTGAAGTCTGTGAGGAGAGACGGTGACGTGAATGGACGGAAGATCGCTCTGATTAACACACCCTACTGGTGGAATATATTTGGCATACAAGACTCACGAGAAGTGGtcaaacaggaactggtgtgcaGTGTCTTCCTGTGTCCACCAGGACCTCATGCTTTTCTGCTGGTCGTTGATCTCAGTTTGCCTTTTACTCAAGAACACAGAATCAGTATTGAGGAACATCTTGGTCTCTTTGGAGACAGAATCTGGTCACACGTCATAGTGCTCTTTACACGAACAGTTTCACTGAAAGATGAATCCATTGAGCAGCACATACAGAATCAAGGAGAAGATCTGCAGCAGATCATCCAGAGATGTGGACACAGATACCACATCTTTGATATTGACAATAAAGGTAATGGAGTTGAAGAACTGCTTGTGAAGATTGATGGTGTTGTGACTGTAAACAATGGCAAACACTTTGAAAGTGATGATGAAAAACTACTTGAggtgaagaaaaagagagaagaaaTTCAAGAGAGAGCAAAAGCCAGACAAACAATGGTGCAGGAAAAAACAGAACAGCTGACAGAAAAAG GTGACGTGTTTCCACTCCGATCACTGAGAGTTGTTCTGGTTGGTTGGATCATTGCTGGGAAAAGTTTAGCAGGAAACACCATCTTGAATGATGATGTATTTAAAGCaggaaaaataaaatcatatgtaGAAGGTTCTGGTGATGTGAATGGAAGGAAGATAACGGTGATGGACACACCAAGCTGGTGGAAGTATGTTTCAACCCAATTCAATCCAGAGTTTATCCAGACATCACTTCTAGAGAGTGTTTCAGAAAGTGGAAAATTTCCCCATGCAGTAATATTAGTGATTCCTGGAGACACTTCATTtaagaaagaacaaaagagaaTCATTGAAGAAAATCTGTCTGTTCTCGGAGAGGAAGTCTGGAGACACACCATAGTTTTGTTCACATGGGGCGACAGATTTCCAGACATCTCAATCGAGGAGCACATTGAGAGTGAAGGAGACGCACTCCAGTGGCTGATTGAGAAATGTGGGAACAGATATCACGTCTTTGACAACACAAACAGGAAGAATCGAGATCAAGTCACACAGCTGCTCCAGAAGATTGATCAGATGGTGGCAGAAAACTGTGTGTTCAGTCTCGACACTCGCTGTGCTGCAGAAATGAATCTTCATGAGACTGACACACAACAAGATCTGGATTCAGAGGAGGAAATCAATCTTGACACACAATATGTGATGAAATTAATAAATGAGGATTTGAAAAACAGGTTGAAGGGAATAAAAAATAAGTCAAAAGAAATATTGATGGATTTCACTGAAGATAATGACCTTGCAAGCCAGAGAAGCATGTCAGACCCTCTAGATT TTAAAGAGGATGAATCAAATAATCCTTCTGAAACACAGATCATCAAACATCAACAGGAGATCA TTCAAGAGAAACTCCAGGATCAGATTAAAAGGGAAGGAAACAGATGGGAAGCCATTTTAATGGAGGGACTCTTCAATATTTTGCAGATTTCTAAAGAATCATGTG ATGAAAATGGGATCCAAAGATCAGATGAGGTGTGGAAGTGGCTTCAAAGATGTGAGGAATCTGCATATGGATCAATCTCTAATCTCAGTGATCCAACTGAAGATTCACAGAATAGAGAGACATCAGAAGATACAGAGACATTTTCACAAGCTTAA